From one Anoplolepis gracilipes chromosome 8, ASM4749672v1, whole genome shotgun sequence genomic stretch:
- the LOC140668634 gene encoding uncharacterized protein has protein sequence MTTMRRCQLISLLFFVVLTLGTCNGEVPKPSYTRTMLKVSRSLPGETEELKVRTSEGNVATLIVKRRDKSSFTFDDSKLVEAPKPVQIESNVTAENKNDSSVRNESKLGDDRSEIKKKNDVRRLEEAQVAQIKATFSELSGSKDEKSNVNRTDAKPISEKNPPISGSVIDYGSWTPLDADGRTLKQLEPEEEEYRNWKPLPKTTIEESANYDKGRIGDILFARNFQDRTQRNFDLQDGSNDRSIYTYVPRQSTRTNIGANLSKNRDGKTVPADVIVRSEINVKATPKRSPMSLDINGTPVIHGTRVPDEPIDKIQTWRNARVINNRLITLEENTAGVSVEPSVEPYPGDNVEKKHKFDKFFKDINRRYSRNYEEEGRNVYFEWDPRNYKSEALKAEVYEPRNDHYRASVHKRMLHPDSIANYPISQRYTLDSQTIAPVALKPGARAPVLQYAHPELGVQPAKILKNEKRRPDNFPENQHSFTEQRHKKKYVLNDKGIVDSYTTKNYYPNQHFYGLKRPSEPPFWIKISENLKNQFSTGVEKVSQFTRPVIDPLVEATHKISQNLGLSKGKEAQDKIDTITSSTSILIPALGLVASGAALGIGAVAVGRYLDVDVLKRSNANDDDLDLEHKRALEAGAYLRAVEDESSRSNEATPSQTMYILQNVAQDKAGDENTSSVENDGVFLILEDEDKQNAERIENRESRQMVDEADYVETNGQRRRRSLDYLNILKTDTDMRDLVRTKRFQRKGADSISEIVEIDLPAGEGRIDITKFLIPKKNKERHSNENIILTVDNDSTRVENLKADMSDQNALENTPKIVGDVIDNLQDIVSKENGVQDPRDTDGTILVLDKKSQILGSNLGKETVKKIGEIDARFLKKDNRRRKRSVESDQELLDALQNLENAEVAEIAHIQGDWTNTPCAKRIFCDTMLQRGSDASILMEKKMAALLRLIQPGAAAQVSSHFEEVMNAVRRHDCSIFLCPQARPGNVFL, from the exons ATGACAACGATGAGGAGATGCCAg cttatctctcttttattttttgtcgttTTGACACTCGGCACGTGCAATGGCGAGGTACCCAAACCGAGCTACACCAGAACGATGTTGAAGGTTTCTCGAAGTCTCCCGGGCGAGACGGAAGAGCTAAAAGTACGAACGAGCGAGGGTAACGTAGCCACTTTAATCGTTAAGCGACGAGACAAATCATCGTTCACCTTCGACGATTCGAAGCTCGTCGAGGCACCAAAACCTGTTCAGATAGAATCGAACGTCACTGCAGAGAATAAAAACGATTCGAGTGTGCGAAATGAATCGAAACTTGGCGACGACAGAAGCgaaatcaaaaagaaaaacgatGTGCGAAGACTTGAAGAAGCTCAAGTGGCGCAAATCAAAGCGACATTCTCCGAATTGTCAGGATCGAAGGACGAGAAATCAAACGTCAATCGAACCGATGCAAAACCGATATCCGAAAAAAATCCTCCAATTAGCGGCAGCGTAATCGATTATGGAAGTTGGACACCGCTAGATGCGGATGGGAGAACGTTGAAACAGCTGGAACCGGAAGAAGAGGAGTATCGAAATTGGAAACCATTGCCGAAGACTACGATCGAGGAGAGTGCGAATTATGATAAAGGTAGAATCGGCGATATTCTGTTCGCCAGAAACTTTCAAGATCGCACTCAGAGAAATTTCGACTTACAAGACGGAAGCAACGACCGATCTATTTACACGTATGTGCCTCGTCAGTCCACGAGGACGAATATCGGGGCCAATCTGTCAAAAAATCGAGACGGCAAAACTGTTCCCGCGGACGTGATTGTCAGATCGGAAATCAATGTAAAAGCCACACCGAAGAGATCGCCCATGTCGTTGGACATTAACGGTACGCCGGTGATCCATGGTACGAGAGTACCCGATGAACCCATCGATAAGATACAAACTTGGCGAAATGCTCGAGTTATTAATAACAGACTGATAACTCTCGAAGAGAATACTGCGGGAGTTAGCGTGGAACCTTCCGTCGAGCCTTATCCCGGTGATAACGTCGAGAAGAAGCACAAGTTTGATAAATTCTTCAAAGATATCAATCGAAG ATACAGTCGCAATTACGAGGAAGAGGGCCGTAACGTATACTTCGAATGGGATCCGAGAAATTACAAGAGCGAAGCTTTGAAAGCCGAGGTATACGAGCCACGTAACGACCATTATCGTGCGAGCGTTCACAAAAGAATGCTGCATCCGGATAGCATCGCGAATTATCCGATTTCGCAACGTTACACTCTTGACAGCCAGACCATCGCGCCTGTAGCCCTGAAACCCGGCGCCCGAGCACCGGTACTTCAGTATGCTCATCCCGAGCTGGGTGTGCAGCCCGCCAAGATCCTGAAGAACGAGAAACGCCGCCCCGATAATTTCCCCGAGAATCAACACTCGTTTACCGAACAACGTCACAAGAAAAAGTACGTGCTAAACGACAAGGGTATCGTCGACAGCTACACGACGAAGAACTACTATCCGAATCAGCATTTCTACGGTTTGAAACGACCGAGCGAGCCGCCGTTTTGGATAAAGATTTCCGAGAATTTGAAGAATCAATTTTCCACCGGGGTCGAGAAGGTCTCGCAGTTCACTAGGCCGGTGATCGATCCTCTGGTGGAAGCCACCCACAAAATCTCGCAGAACCTCGGTCTCTCCAAAGGCAAGGAAGCTCAGGATAAAATCGACACGATAACCTCGAGCACCAGTATCCTGATACCTGCCTTAGGTCTCGTCGCATCCGGCGCTGCTCTCGGAATAGGTGCCGTGGCAGTCGGCAGGTATCTCGATGTCGACGTTTTGAAACGATCAAACGCGAATGACGACGATCTCGATCTTGAACATAAACGGGCTTTGGAAGCTGGAGCGTACTTGAGAGCGGTCGAGGACGAGAGTTCGAGGTCGAACGAGGCGACTCCTTCGCAGACCATGTACATTTTGCAAAACGTCGCTCAAGACAAAGCAGGAGATGAGAATACGAGTTCGGTGGAGAACGACGGAGTTTTTTTGATTCTGGAAGACGAAGATAAGCAAAACGCCGAGAGGATTGAAAATCGGGAGAGCAGACAGATGGTAGACGAGGCCGACTATGTCGAGACTAACGGACAAAGAAGAAGGAGAAGCCTCGACTATCTGAACATCCTTAAGACCGATACTGACATGAGAGACTTGGTGCGTACTAAGCGTTTTCAGAGGAAAGGTGCCGATTCCATCAGCGAAATCGTCGAGATCGATTTACCAGCTGGCGAAGGTCGCATCGATATTACCAAATTCTTAATTCCGAAGAAGAATAAAGAGAGACATTCGAATGAAAATATCATCCTGACAGTTGATAACGACAGCACGAGAGTGGAAAATCTCAAAGCTGACATGTCGGATCAAAACGCCTTGGAAAACACCCCGAAAATTGTTGGAGATGTCATCGATAATTTACAAGACATAGTTTCGAAAGAAAATGGTGTACAAGATCCAAGAGATACCGATGGTACTATTCTGGTACTGGACAAAAAATCGCAAATCCTTGGGAGTAACCTCGGGAAAGAaacggtaaaaaaaattggagagaTCGATGCAAGGTTTTTGAAAAAGGACAACAGAAGACGAAAGCGCAGCGTTGAGAGCGATCAGGAACTCCTGGATGCGCTGCAGAATTTGGAGAATGCAGAAGTAGCCGAAATTGCTCACATACAAGGCGATTGGACGAACACGCCCTGCGCGAAGAGGATATTTTGCGATACGATGCTCCAAAGAGGATCTGACGCATCGATACTTATGGAGAAGAAGATGGCAGCGTTACTAAGACT AATTCAGCCCGGAGCAGCTGCTCAAGTGTCCAGTCACTTTGAGGAGGTCATGAATGCTGTCAGGAGGCACGATTGTTCCATCTTTTTGTGCCCGCAGGCGAGACCCGGCAACGTCTTTCTTTAG